One Kwoniella newhampshirensis strain CBS 13917 chromosome 13, whole genome shotgun sequence DNA window includes the following coding sequences:
- a CDS encoding chitin synthase export chaperone, whose translation MSAAFKIGNFDYICQHAALVVCPLLGSDQGIMPTCYSRNVQLGSQIIFQPATCFVHIAALGMTSIMLYHVRSKYTAVGRKEIVLFFYMYMFVELLAIFLDSAIIPTSHAVYPWFAAVYAGAVAALYWCILMNGFVGFQFAEDGTPMSLWFLRLSSLVVWGICFFVSIATFKGYAGMAFNKQIGLYITYLIFPAVCAVIYIVSQLILVVRTLDDRWVIGDLIFLAAFYICGVLLLFAFSVKICDSVSHYIDGVFFFTLAMLFTVMMVYKYWDSITKEDLEFSVGSKLAVWEVKDPLMAPNVEYYEDDAQSSYRGAGGSLVGGYNGNQYYGGSGSQYQQSQYGGAGYGGSAGYSNYGNNHY comes from the exons TCGACTACATCTGTCAACATGCTGCTCTCGTGGTCTGTCCCTTGCTGGGCAGTGACCAGGGAATAATGCCAACATGCTACAGTAGAAATGTCCAATTAGGAAGtcagatcatcttccagcCAG CGACATGTTTCGTCCACATCGCCGCGCTTGGTATGACAAGTATCATGCTCTACCACGTCCGATCAAAGTACACCGCGGTCGGCAGAAAAGAAATCGTGCTTTTTTTCTACATGTACATGTTTGTTGAActcctcgccatcttcctcgattCCGCCATTATCCCTACTTCTCACGCAGTATACCCC TGGTTTGCTGCGGTGTATGCGGGGGCAGTCGCCGCTCTATACTGGTGTATCTTGATGAACGGCTTCGTTGGGTTCCAGTTTGCCGAAGATGGCACACCCATGAGTTTATGG TTCCTTCGACTGTCTTCGCTCGTCGTGTGGGGTATTTGTTTCTTCGTATCAATCGCAACTTTCAAGGGTTACGCAGGGATGGCTTTCAACAAACAGATCGGGCTCTACATCACCtacctcatcttccctgCGGTCTGTGCCGTGATATACATCGTGTCACAACTCATTCTGGTTGTCCGCACGTTAGATGACCGATGG GTCATTGgcgatctcatcttcctcgctgcGTTCTATATTTGCGGAGTTCTCCTTCTGTTCGCTTTCTCTGTGAAGATCTGCGACTCAGTCAGTCACTACATCGATGGAG TTTTCTTTTTCACCCTTGCTATGCTCTTCacggtgatgatggtctACAAGTACTGGGACT CAATCACCAAGGAAGACCTGGAATTCTCTGTCGGTTCAAAGCTGGCGGTCTGGGAAGTCAAGGACCCACTCATGGCC CCCAACGTCGAGTACTACGAAGACGATGCTCAATCATCCTACCGAGGCGCGGGCGGCTCTCTGGTAGGAGGGTATAACGGCAATCAATACTACGGTGGCTCCGGTAGTCAATACCAACAATCACAATATGGTGGAGCGGGGTATGGCGGAAGCGCTGGGTATAGCAACTATGGTAACAACCATTATTAA